GCGTGACCATCGTGCTGATCACCCACGAGATGTCGGTGGTGCGGCAGCTTGCCAATGAAGTCGTGGTGCTCGATGCCGGCCATGTGGTCGAAAGCGGCGATGTCGCCGACATCTTCACACAGCCCACGCATCCCATCACGCAATCCTTCCTGGCCGAGGTCATCGGCGATAGCTTGCCGGTCTCGCTGGCGAGCCGGATCGTGGCGGAGCCGCCGGCCGGCGGGCAAGCCGTGATCCGCCTTCAGGTGCGCGGGGCAGGGGCCGGCGACACCCTGGTGGCGCGGCTCGCCCGCGAGCTCGGCCTGGACGTGTCGCTGCTGTCGGCCCGCATCGACGAGATCGGCGGCCAGCATGTGGGCTCGCTCGTTCTCGGCATTCCCCTGGGTATTTCCGGCGGCGAAGACGCGGTGACGCGGACGCTGGCCTTTCTGGCTCAACATCAATTCCCGGCGGAGCGTCTCGGCTATGTCGCCTGAACTCATCAACCTGATCATCCGGGCGACTTTCGAAAGCCTCTACATGGTCGGCATCGCGGCGCTGCTCGGCACCGCCTTCGGCCTGCCGCTCGGCGTCTTCCTGGCAACCAGCCGGAAAGGCGAGCTGTTCGCGGCCCCCTTCATCAATCGCGCGCTCGGCATCGTCGTCAATGCGACGCGGTCCACGCCGTTCATCATCCTGGTCGTCGCCATCATCCCGTTCACGCGCCTCATTGCCGGCACCTCGATCGGATCGAGTGCGGCGATCGTGCCGTTGACGATTGCGTCGGCACCGTTCATCGCGCGTCTGGTCGAAGCCGCCATCCGCGAGGTCGATGGCGGCCTGATCGAGACCGCGTCCTCGTTCGGCGCCTCGCCGCTCCAGATCGTGTTCAAGGTGCTGATCCCCGAGGC
The nucleotide sequence above comes from Bradyrhizobium sp. NDS-1. Encoded proteins:
- a CDS encoding methionine ABC transporter permease, with protein sequence MSPELINLIIRATFESLYMVGIAALLGTAFGLPLGVFLATSRKGELFAAPFINRALGIVVNATRSTPFIILVVAIIPFTRLIAGTSIGSSAAIVPLTIASAPFIARLVEAAIREVDGGLIETASSFGASPLQIVFKVLIPEALPGLLLALTLAVVSLLGYSAMVGAVGGGGLGDLGIRYGYQRFMPEMMLAVVVVLIALVQLVQSAGDYLARRVNRRLRHH